The Shewanella japonica genome has a window encoding:
- a CDS encoding SDR family oxidoreductase, whose translation MEIKDKVVVITGGAGGLGLAMAQEFASQGARLALIDVDQEKLERACADLGATTEVQGYALDITDEEDVVAGFNYILEDFGQVNVLVNNAGILRDGMMIKAKEGLVTDRMSFEQFQSVINVNLTGTFLCGREAAAAMIHSKQAGVIINISSIAKAGNIGQSNYSASKAGVAAMSVGWSKELARYNIRSAAVAPGVIATEMTAGMKPEALERLEKMVPVGRLGQAQEVAATVKFIVENDYVNGRVFEIDGGLSM comes from the coding sequence ATGGAAATTAAAGATAAAGTTGTTGTCATTACTGGCGGAGCAGGTGGATTAGGGCTAGCGATGGCGCAAGAGTTTGCCTCTCAAGGCGCAAGACTTGCACTTATCGATGTTGATCAAGAAAAATTAGAGCGTGCTTGTGCTGATTTAGGAGCGACAACAGAAGTACAAGGTTATGCCTTAGACATTACTGATGAAGAAGACGTCGTGGCAGGTTTTAACTATATCCTTGAAGATTTTGGTCAAGTGAACGTATTAGTTAACAATGCAGGTATTCTTCGTGATGGGATGATGATTAAAGCAAAAGAAGGCCTTGTGACTGACCGTATGTCTTTTGAGCAATTTCAATCGGTCATCAATGTCAACTTAACAGGGACTTTCTTGTGTGGGCGTGAAGCGGCTGCAGCGATGATTCATTCAAAGCAAGCAGGGGTAATTATTAATATCTCTAGTATTGCTAAGGCAGGTAATATTGGTCAGTCAAATTATTCTGCATCTAAAGCTGGTGTTGCAGCAATGAGTGTTGGTTGGTCTAAAGAACTTGCGCGTTATAACATCAGAAGCGCCGCAGTTGCGCCAGGTGTAATAGCAACAGAAATGACCGCTGGTATGAAACCAGAAGCCTTGGAGCGTCTTGAAAAAATGGTGCCAGTTGGGCGTTTAGGTCAAGCACAAGAAGTGGCTGCAACAGTTAAGTTTATTGTTGAAAATGATTATGTAAATGGCCGCGTTTTTGAAATTGATGGCGGTTTAAGCATGTAA
- the mmsB gene encoding 3-hydroxyisobutyrate dehydrogenase gives MATVAFIGLGNMGGPMAVNLIKAGMTVTVFDLVPAAVDALTSQGALSAKTACGAAASADFVITMLPAGKHVHSLYIGDADNKGLLDVVAEGAVLIDCSTIDAGTAQTVGAHAKAKGIEFMDAPVSGGTAGAAAGTLTFICGGSDNAYQKAQTVLTVMGANIFHAGATGAGQIAKICNNMLLSVLMVGTSESLQLGIDNGLDPKVLSDIMKVSSGGNWTLEKYNPCPDVMDNVPSSNDYQGGFMVDLMVKDLGLSQQASLASNSSTPMGALARSLYVNHARQGNGRRDFSSIFEQFAQADKKS, from the coding sequence ATGGCAACTGTGGCATTTATTGGACTCGGTAATATGGGTGGCCCTATGGCTGTAAACTTAATTAAAGCAGGCATGACCGTGACTGTTTTTGATTTGGTTCCTGCAGCGGTAGATGCACTCACATCTCAAGGTGCGCTTAGTGCCAAAACTGCCTGTGGCGCTGCGGCTTCGGCAGACTTTGTGATAACTATGTTGCCTGCTGGAAAGCATGTCCATAGTTTGTATATTGGCGATGCTGACAATAAAGGATTGTTGGATGTTGTAGCAGAAGGCGCAGTGTTAATTGATTGTTCTACCATTGATGCTGGCACTGCGCAAACAGTGGGGGCACACGCGAAAGCAAAAGGCATTGAGTTTATGGATGCGCCTGTATCTGGTGGCACAGCTGGCGCCGCAGCGGGCACATTAACCTTTATTTGTGGTGGCTCAGATAACGCGTATCAAAAAGCACAAACGGTATTAACTGTGATGGGGGCAAACATATTCCACGCAGGAGCAACGGGTGCAGGTCAAATAGCTAAAATTTGTAATAACATGCTGTTATCGGTATTGATGGTCGGTACGAGTGAATCTTTGCAATTGGGTATTGATAATGGTTTAGACCCTAAAGTGTTATCTGATATCATGAAAGTCAGTAGCGGTGGTAACTGGACTTTAGAGAAATATAATCCTTGTCCAGATGTCATGGACAATGTGCCATCATCAAATGATTACCAAGGCGGATTTATGGTTGATTTGATGGTGAAAGATTTAGGCTTGTCTCAGCAAGCATCATTGGCGTCAAATTCTAGTACGCCGATGGGAGCATTAGCACGTAGTTTATATGTAAACCATGCAAGGCAAGGTAATGGCCGCCGCGATTTTTCAAGTATATTTGAGCAGTTTGCTCAAGCGGATAAGAAATCATAA
- a CDS encoding enoyl-CoA hydratase, with the protein MTTTTAQTGPAIVETIDGHTAILTLNNPPANTWTSASLMLLKDIVLRLNQDNNIYALVITGQGEKFFSAGADLKLFADGDKGNAATMAKCFGEAFETLSAFRGVSIAAINGYAMGGGLEVALACDLRIAESQAQMALPEATVGLLPCAGGTQNLTALVGEGWAKRMILCGERIDAAKAQTIGLVEEVVEQGQSLAAAISLAAKVARQSPSSVKVCKTLIQAGRAMPRTQALPLERELFVGLFDTEDQAEGVNAFLDKRTANWKNN; encoded by the coding sequence ATGACGACGACAACTGCCCAAACAGGGCCCGCTATCGTAGAAACCATTGATGGTCATACCGCCATTTTGACCTTAAATAACCCGCCAGCAAACACCTGGACATCAGCCAGTTTGATGTTGCTTAAAGATATCGTATTACGCCTAAATCAAGACAATAATATTTATGCGCTGGTGATTACAGGTCAAGGAGAGAAGTTTTTCTCAGCAGGTGCTGATTTAAAATTATTTGCCGACGGCGATAAAGGCAATGCTGCGACAATGGCCAAGTGTTTTGGAGAAGCATTTGAAACATTAAGCGCCTTTCGTGGCGTTTCTATTGCGGCTATCAATGGCTATGCCATGGGTGGCGGGCTAGAAGTGGCATTAGCGTGCGATTTACGTATTGCCGAGTCGCAAGCACAAATGGCCTTACCTGAAGCCACAGTCGGCTTGTTACCTTGTGCGGGCGGCACACAAAACTTAACGGCTTTGGTCGGGGAAGGTTGGGCAAAAAGAATGATTCTATGCGGCGAGAGAATCGATGCAGCTAAAGCCCAAACGATTGGTTTAGTAGAAGAAGTGGTTGAACAAGGTCAATCATTAGCTGCTGCGATATCGCTTGCGGCAAAAGTGGCTCGTCAATCACCGAGCAGCGTGAAAGTATGTAAAACATTAATTCAAGCTGGAAGAGCCATGCCTCGCACCCAAGCTTTACCCTTAGAGCGTGAGTTGTTTGTAGGATTATTTGATACCGAAGATCAGGCTGAAGGCGTCAATGCCTTTTTGGATAAACGCACTGCAAATTGGAAGAATAACTAA
- a CDS encoding ABC-F family ATPase, with product MITTANITMQFGSKPLFENISVKFGGGNRYGLIGANGCGKSTFMKILTGDLEPSSGNVSIDPGERMGKLNQDQFAYEAYSVVDTVIMGHKELWEVKQERDRIYSLPEMSEEDGIKVAELEMQFAEMDGYTAESRAGDLLMGVGIGVDQHFGLMSEIAPGFKLRVLLAQALLSDPDVLLLDEPTNNLDIDTIRWLQEMLNQRNSTMVIISHDRYFLNSVCTHMADIDYGELRVYPGNYDEYMMAAQQARERLQSDNAKKKAQIAELQGFVARFSANASKAKQATSRAKQIDKIKIEEVKASSRVNPFIRFEQEKKLFRNALVVEQLAKGFDETPLFSGFDMMAEVGERIAILGENGVGKTTLLRTLVHDLPQDAGTIQWSENSNIGYYAQDHEADFANDMTLFDWMSQWRKPEDDDQTVRGILGRMLFGSDDIKKSVKVLSGGEKGRMYFGKLIMQKPNILLLDEPTNHMDMESIESLNNALEMYEGTLLFVSHDRAFVSSLATRILEVTPQGINDFKGTYDEFLASKGVEG from the coding sequence TTGATTACTACAGCTAACATCACCATGCAGTTTGGTTCAAAGCCTCTGTTTGAAAATATCTCAGTTAAATTCGGTGGCGGTAACCGCTACGGTCTTATCGGAGCCAATGGTTGTGGTAAATCCACCTTCATGAAAATCCTAACTGGTGACCTTGAGCCGTCAAGCGGCAATGTGTCAATTGATCCAGGCGAGCGCATGGGTAAGTTGAACCAGGATCAGTTTGCATATGAAGCTTATTCAGTGGTTGATACTGTGATCATGGGTCATAAAGAGCTATGGGAAGTTAAGCAAGAGCGTGATCGTATCTACTCTTTACCAGAAATGAGTGAAGAAGACGGCATCAAAGTGGCTGAACTTGAAATGCAGTTTGCCGAAATGGACGGTTACACTGCTGAATCTCGTGCTGGTGACTTACTGATGGGCGTCGGTATTGGTGTTGACCAACACTTTGGCTTAATGAGTGAAATTGCACCAGGTTTCAAATTACGTGTGCTACTTGCACAAGCCTTGCTCTCAGACCCAGATGTATTATTACTTGATGAACCAACCAACAACTTGGACATCGATACCATTCGCTGGTTACAAGAAATGCTAAACCAACGTAATAGCACCATGGTGATTATTTCGCATGATAGATATTTCTTGAACTCTGTATGTACCCATATGGCAGATATCGATTACGGTGAACTACGTGTTTACCCTGGTAACTACGATGAATACATGATGGCAGCGCAGCAAGCTCGTGAGCGTCTGCAGTCAGATAATGCCAAGAAGAAAGCACAAATTGCAGAGCTTCAAGGCTTCGTTGCTCGTTTCTCGGCTAACGCATCTAAAGCAAAGCAAGCTACATCGCGTGCTAAGCAGATCGATAAGATTAAAATTGAAGAAGTTAAAGCGTCTAGCCGTGTTAATCCGTTTATTCGTTTCGAACAAGAGAAGAAATTGTTCCGTAATGCATTAGTGGTTGAGCAGTTAGCTAAAGGCTTTGACGAAACGCCGTTATTCTCTGGTTTTGACATGATGGCTGAAGTTGGCGAGCGAATTGCTATTTTGGGTGAAAATGGCGTGGGTAAAACCACCTTGTTACGTACCTTAGTCCATGATTTACCACAAGATGCGGGTACGATTCAATGGTCAGAAAATTCAAACATTGGTTATTATGCACAGGATCACGAAGCTGATTTTGCTAATGATATGACCTTGTTTGATTGGATGAGCCAATGGCGTAAGCCAGAAGATGACGACCAAACAGTACGTGGTATTTTAGGACGTATGTTATTTGGTTCTGACGATATTAAAAAGTCAGTAAAAGTCTTATCTGGTGGTGAAAAAGGTCGCATGTATTTTGGTAAGCTTATTATGCAAAAGCCAAATATCTTGCTGCTTGATGAACCAACTAACCACATGGATATGGAATCAATTGAGTCATTAAACAACGCGTTAGAAATGTATGAAGGTACGTTGTTGTTTGTATCTCATGACCGTGCGTTTGTATCATCTCTTGCTACTCGTATTCTTGAAGTGACGCCACAAGGCATTAATGACTTCAAAGGAACTTATGATGAGTTCTTAGCAAGTAAAGGCGTTGAAGGTTAA
- a CDS encoding enoyl-CoA hydratase/isomerase family protein, translated as MNQDVIFQTLGTLSGKSIGVVTLNIEKALNSLNLGMVQAMTKQLLAWQQDNDIAFVVLDGAGEKAFCAGGDVRAIYHASRANPQSMTQEACDFFSEEYQLDYLLHQYGKPVLVWGDGIVMGGGLGLMAGGSHRVLTERSRIAMPEITIGLYPDVGGSYFLNRMPGKTGLFLGLTAYNMTAADAHYVGLGNHFLSSDDKEPLFDAIAEVSWSDDVALNHLQLSDLLNSMQENATASMGDSLLAQYQVEIDQLMSGEIEEVHHQISSLDTELDWLKRAQKTALAGSPLSWFLIFAQASIGKDKTLAECFKWELGISVNCCSYGDFCEGIRALLIDKDRNPQWRFPHASDVTPEAVTQLLTSPWNNDNHPLKDM; from the coding sequence ATGAATCAAGATGTGATTTTTCAAACATTAGGAACACTATCAGGCAAGTCGATTGGTGTGGTTACGCTTAATATTGAAAAAGCGTTAAATTCACTGAATCTTGGTATGGTTCAAGCAATGACTAAGCAGTTATTAGCTTGGCAGCAAGACAATGATATTGCTTTTGTTGTACTCGATGGCGCTGGTGAGAAAGCTTTTTGTGCTGGTGGTGATGTCAGAGCTATCTATCATGCTTCTAGGGCTAACCCTCAATCAATGACTCAAGAAGCGTGTGACTTTTTTAGCGAAGAATACCAACTTGACTACCTATTACATCAGTACGGAAAGCCTGTATTAGTGTGGGGAGATGGAATTGTGATGGGCGGCGGCTTAGGACTTATGGCTGGCGGCAGCCACCGAGTGTTAACTGAGCGAAGCCGTATTGCAATGCCCGAAATTACCATTGGTTTATATCCAGATGTTGGCGGTAGTTACTTCCTTAATAGAATGCCTGGTAAAACAGGATTATTCTTGGGATTAACGGCTTACAACATGACCGCTGCTGATGCCCATTACGTCGGATTAGGCAATCACTTTTTAAGTAGTGATGATAAAGAACCCTTGTTTGATGCTATAGCTGAAGTAAGTTGGAGTGATGATGTTGCTTTAAATCACTTACAACTAAGTGATTTACTTAATTCAATGCAGGAAAACGCGACGGCGAGTATGGGCGATAGTCTGCTAGCACAATATCAAGTTGAAATTGATCAACTTATGAGCGGTGAAATCGAAGAAGTGCATCATCAAATTTCAAGTTTAGATACTGAACTTGATTGGCTAAAGCGCGCACAAAAAACGGCATTAGCAGGTAGCCCGTTAAGTTGGTTTTTAATTTTTGCTCAAGCCAGTATCGGTAAAGATAAAACCTTAGCTGAGTGCTTTAAATGGGAATTAGGCATCAGTGTTAATTGCTGTTCTTACGGTGATTTTTGTGAAGGGATACGAGCACTGTTAATCGATAAAGATCGAAATCCACAATGGCGTTTTCCTCACGCAAGTGATGTGACACCAGAGGCGGTGACGCAGCTATTAACGTCACCTTGGAATAATGACAATCACCCATTAAAAGACATGTAA
- a CDS encoding CoA-acylating methylmalonate-semialdehyde dehydrogenase encodes MTVQVKHYINGEFTEGMGTQQISVTNPANNLPIANINAATVEEVNRAIHSAKEAFKTWKEVPVSERARVMLRYQHLLKEHHDEIATILAQETGKTFEDAKGDVWRGIEVAEHACNIASMLMGETVENVARNIDTYSYTQPLGVCAGITPFNFPAMIPLWMFPLAIACGNTFILKPSEQDPMTPQRLVELFVEAGAPKGVLQLIHGDKTAVDVLLNDKEIKAISFVGSVGVGQYIYKTGTDNLKRVQAFAGAKNHCVIMPDANKQQVINNMVGASVGAAGQRCMAISVAVFVGAAKEWIPELKEALAKVRPGLWNDENAAYGPVISPAAKARVLKLIAQGKEEGAECLLDGSDFTVEGYESGNWIGPTMFSNVTTDMSIYKEEIFGPVLCCMEAESLDEAIDVVNNSPYGNGTSIFTASGGAARKYQHHIDVGQVGINVPIPVPLPFFSFTGWKGSFYGDQHAYGKQAVRFYTETKTITSRWFDDEVVSGPNMSINLK; translated from the coding sequence ATGACAGTTCAAGTGAAACATTATATCAACGGTGAATTTACCGAAGGCATGGGAACTCAACAGATTTCGGTGACCAATCCTGCAAATAACTTACCGATTGCCAATATTAATGCCGCCACGGTAGAGGAAGTTAATCGAGCGATTCATAGTGCTAAAGAAGCATTTAAAACATGGAAAGAAGTGCCGGTCTCTGAACGTGCCAGAGTGATGTTGCGTTATCAACATTTGCTAAAAGAGCATCATGACGAGATCGCAACCATACTAGCCCAAGAAACAGGTAAAACCTTTGAAGATGCTAAAGGTGATGTTTGGCGTGGCATCGAAGTCGCTGAGCACGCATGTAACATCGCCTCAATGTTAATGGGCGAAACGGTTGAAAATGTGGCAAGAAATATCGATACCTATAGTTACACGCAACCATTAGGTGTTTGTGCCGGTATTACCCCATTTAACTTCCCAGCGATGATCCCATTATGGATGTTCCCGCTGGCCATTGCGTGTGGTAATACCTTTATCTTAAAACCTTCAGAGCAAGATCCAATGACGCCACAACGCTTGGTTGAGCTATTTGTTGAAGCGGGTGCGCCAAAAGGGGTACTGCAGTTGATCCATGGCGATAAAACGGCAGTTGATGTGTTGCTCAATGATAAAGAAATTAAAGCGATTTCATTTGTCGGTTCTGTCGGTGTAGGACAATACATCTATAAAACGGGTACCGATAACTTAAAACGTGTTCAAGCCTTTGCTGGTGCGAAAAACCATTGTGTGATTATGCCTGATGCGAACAAGCAGCAAGTGATTAATAACATGGTAGGCGCCTCTGTTGGTGCGGCGGGTCAACGTTGTATGGCGATTTCTGTTGCTGTATTTGTCGGCGCTGCCAAAGAGTGGATCCCTGAGCTTAAAGAAGCACTAGCAAAAGTACGCCCAGGATTATGGAATGATGAAAATGCGGCTTATGGTCCAGTCATTAGCCCTGCTGCTAAAGCGCGTGTGCTAAAACTGATTGCTCAAGGTAAAGAAGAAGGCGCTGAGTGTTTACTCGATGGCAGTGACTTTACTGTTGAAGGATATGAGTCTGGTAACTGGATTGGCCCAACCATGTTCAGCAATGTCACCACAGACATGAGCATCTACAAAGAAGAAATCTTTGGCCCTGTACTCTGTTGTATGGAAGCTGAAAGCCTTGATGAAGCGATTGACGTTGTTAATAACAGCCCTTATGGCAACGGCACTTCTATCTTTACAGCATCAGGCGGTGCTGCACGTAAATATCAACATCATATTGATGTTGGCCAAGTGGGAATTAATGTCCCAATTCCTGTGCCATTACCATTTTTCTCATTTACGGGATGGAAAGGCAGTTTCTATGGCGACCAACACGCCTATGGTAAGCAAGCGGTTCGTTTTTACACTGAAACCAAAACCATTACCTCTCGCTGGTTTGATGATGAAGTCGTCAGTGGCCCAAATATGAGTATTAATCTTAAGTAA
- a CDS encoding class I SAM-dependent methyltransferase, producing the protein MDYLTTNKQAWNERAKVHFDSSFYDVPSFLAGETSLTEIELAELNDVADKSLLHLQCHFGLDTLSWARRGAKVTGVDLSNTAIDKANELAKQCQISADFVCSDVYSYSADSQHSFDIVFTSFGAICWLPCLTQWAKVIADNLTSGGTFYMAEFHPVQDVLEGYPYFHQSKPDIVTEGSYTDVEDDTPQTMVTWAHSLGEVINALIQAGIRIDSVNEYPYSPYNCFENLIEQQPNQFHSIVKGQSIPLVFSIKGTKT; encoded by the coding sequence ATGGATTATTTAACGACAAACAAACAGGCTTGGAATGAAAGAGCAAAAGTGCACTTTGACTCATCGTTTTATGATGTTCCAAGCTTTCTTGCTGGCGAAACCTCACTGACTGAAATTGAGCTCGCAGAACTCAATGATGTTGCGGATAAGTCGTTATTACATCTTCAGTGTCATTTTGGGTTAGATACGCTGTCATGGGCAAGAAGAGGGGCTAAAGTGACTGGTGTTGATTTATCAAATACTGCCATTGATAAAGCGAATGAGCTGGCTAAACAATGCCAAATAAGCGCTGATTTTGTTTGCTCAGATGTTTATAGCTATTCAGCTGATAGTCAGCATAGTTTTGATATTGTCTTCACCTCGTTTGGTGCTATTTGTTGGCTGCCTTGTTTGACCCAGTGGGCAAAAGTGATAGCAGATAATTTAACATCCGGTGGCACCTTTTATATGGCTGAATTTCATCCTGTACAGGATGTGTTAGAGGGGTATCCGTATTTTCATCAATCCAAGCCAGATATTGTCACTGAAGGCAGTTATACAGATGTAGAAGATGATACACCGCAGACGATGGTGACTTGGGCACATTCATTGGGAGAAGTGATTAACGCTTTGATTCAAGCTGGTATTCGCATTGATAGCGTCAATGAATATCCTTATAGCCCTTATAATTGCTTTGAAAACTTAATTGAGCAGCAACCAAACCAGTTTCACTCTATTGTAAAAGGCCAATCAATTCCTTTGGTGTTTTCTATAAAAGGAACAAAAACGTAA
- a CDS encoding methyl-accepting chemotaxis protein, giving the protein MKWITDLKTLHKLLLLIVPPLLICLIYGGMFVHNKYETKSELNTVLSLTELAVINSALVHELQKERGMSAGYIGSQGQSFADALPQQRGMSDRQISRFNSIPNVDDFPVQISATLRQISNQLQQLQSMRRSVDSLTVTVADEVKYYTGLNTALLSVVDETAMQSTDSELSLKLASFGAFLQLKERAGIERAVLSTTFGQQGFKDGVFSRFVTLVSEQNTYGERFKALATPDWISQFEQVSRSREESAVQQLRDIAYSQDVTHISAQNPETWFSTSTARINVLTDFEHFLADDLIKLTKLRLDSANQMMWTSLLALTISIILLAWLSLSVSNYLNKSLSHLFEKVTHAGNHFDLSTRIEHKSADEFGQLSAAFNAMMTDFETIIAQVRQSASQVVSVVEQVNGHTQTMKQDVELGYQEAEQVASAMTEMSATVTQIAANAVQASDASTSANKEAHIGNKGVSQTTVSIKHLASEINEASNAIETLDQDVQSIATILDVISAISEQTNLLALNAAIEAARAGEQGRGFAVVADEVRTLAQRTQSSTDDIKRMTDRLKSGAQLAVKTMQRGMVSADESVIEVENAGKELKQIVADVDVIDSMNQQIASATHEQAAVAEEVNQNAMKISEIYNQTQEIANALSQLNETLLEDAAAMSEQVQKFTLTQ; this is encoded by the coding sequence ATGAAATGGATTACCGATCTAAAAACGCTACATAAACTGCTATTGCTAATTGTCCCGCCTCTGCTGATTTGTTTGATTTATGGTGGCATGTTTGTTCACAATAAATATGAAACTAAATCAGAATTAAATACGGTACTTTCGTTAACTGAGCTTGCTGTAATTAATAGTGCATTAGTCCATGAGTTACAAAAAGAGCGTGGCATGAGTGCCGGCTATATTGGTTCACAAGGACAATCATTTGCCGATGCGCTACCTCAGCAGCGTGGGATGTCTGATAGACAAATAAGTCGTTTTAATAGCATTCCAAATGTTGATGATTTTCCTGTTCAGATTAGTGCTACCTTGAGACAAATTAGCAACCAGTTGCAGCAATTGCAGTCAATGAGACGTTCTGTTGATTCATTGACGGTTACGGTTGCTGATGAAGTGAAGTATTACACAGGTTTAAATACGGCATTGTTATCGGTTGTTGATGAAACGGCAATGCAAAGCACTGACAGTGAATTATCACTCAAGTTGGCATCATTTGGTGCGTTTTTACAGTTAAAAGAACGTGCAGGTATTGAGCGTGCTGTACTTAGCACAACCTTCGGCCAACAAGGGTTTAAAGATGGCGTTTTTAGCCGGTTTGTCACTTTAGTGTCTGAACAAAATACTTATGGTGAACGCTTTAAGGCGTTAGCGACTCCAGATTGGATATCGCAATTTGAACAAGTTTCACGATCTCGAGAAGAGTCAGCGGTGCAGCAATTACGTGATATCGCTTATTCTCAAGACGTCACTCATATCAGCGCCCAAAATCCGGAAACTTGGTTTAGTACTTCTACAGCAAGAATTAACGTGCTAACTGACTTTGAACATTTCTTAGCTGATGATTTGATTAAGTTAACTAAACTAAGATTGGATTCAGCCAACCAAATGATGTGGACATCATTACTCGCATTAACAATATCGATAATATTGCTAGCATGGTTGAGTTTATCAGTGTCTAATTACTTGAATAAGAGCTTGAGTCACTTATTTGAGAAAGTCACCCATGCGGGTAACCATTTTGATTTAAGCACGCGGATTGAGCACAAATCTGCAGATGAATTCGGCCAATTGTCAGCCGCCTTTAATGCCATGATGACTGACTTTGAAACGATAATTGCTCAAGTTAGACAAAGTGCTTCGCAAGTGGTGAGTGTGGTTGAGCAAGTTAATGGTCATACTCAGACCATGAAGCAAGATGTTGAACTTGGCTACCAAGAGGCAGAGCAAGTGGCTTCGGCTATGACTGAGATGAGTGCAACAGTCACTCAAATTGCGGCTAATGCGGTGCAAGCATCAGATGCATCTACGTCTGCCAATAAAGAGGCACATATTGGTAATAAGGGTGTTTCACAAACGACGGTATCGATAAAACATCTTGCCAGCGAAATCAATGAAGCCTCAAATGCGATCGAGACATTAGATCAAGATGTACAATCTATTGCGACTATTTTGGATGTCATTAGCGCGATTTCAGAGCAAACTAACTTACTGGCACTTAACGCGGCCATTGAAGCGGCAAGAGCGGGAGAGCAAGGACGAGGCTTTGCTGTTGTGGCTGATGAAGTCAGAACCTTAGCGCAACGAACACAATCATCAACGGATGATATCAAGCGGATGACTGATAGGCTTAAATCAGGTGCTCAGTTAGCCGTTAAAACTATGCAACGTGGCATGGTCAGTGCTGATGAAAGCGTTATTGAAGTTGAAAATGCGGGCAAAGAGTTGAAACAAATTGTGGCGGATGTTGATGTTATTGACAGTATGAATCAACAAATTGCTTCAGCAACTCATGAACAAGCAGCTGTTGCCGAAGAAGTGAATCAAAATGCGATGAAAATCAGTGAGATTTATAATCAAACTCAAGAAATTGCTAATGCGTTAAGTCAGCTCAATGAAACCTTACTTGAAGATGCTGCAGCGATGTCAGAACAAGTTCAGAAATTTACTCTAACCCAGTAA
- a CDS encoding acyl-CoA dehydrogenase family protein yields MNFNFNEDQRQFADLARQFAAEELTPFAAKWDEEHYFPKDVIKKAGELGFCSLYSPESEGGMGLSRLDASIIFEELSQGCTATTAMLTIHNMATWMVTTWGTETLRQQWSEGLTTGQLLASYCLTEPGAGSDAASLQTKAIKDGDDYIINGSKMFISGAGETELLVVMCRTGDAGAKGISAIAIPADAPGITYGKAEEKMGWNAQPTRLISFENVRVPQANLLGDEGQGFTFAMKGLDGGRINIATCSVGTAQAALERATEYMNERKQFGKPIAAFQGLQFKLADMATELVAARQMVRLAAFKLDNNDPEATAYCAMGKRFATDIGFQVCDSALQIHGGYGYIREYPLERHFRDVRVHQILEGTNEIMRLIIARRLLDENSHAIL; encoded by the coding sequence ATGAATTTTAATTTCAACGAAGACCAACGCCAGTTCGCCGATCTCGCTCGTCAATTTGCTGCTGAAGAACTCACACCATTTGCAGCAAAATGGGATGAAGAGCATTATTTTCCAAAAGATGTCATTAAAAAAGCGGGTGAATTAGGTTTTTGCTCATTGTACTCGCCAGAGTCAGAAGGTGGCATGGGGTTATCTCGCCTTGATGCTTCAATTATCTTCGAAGAATTATCCCAAGGTTGCACTGCAACAACCGCCATGTTGACCATTCATAATATGGCCACATGGATGGTAACAACTTGGGGAACCGAAACCTTACGTCAGCAATGGTCTGAAGGTTTGACGACAGGACAATTATTAGCATCTTATTGCCTAACAGAACCAGGTGCAGGTAGTGATGCCGCTTCTTTGCAAACCAAAGCGATTAAAGATGGCGATGATTACATCATTAATGGTTCGAAAATGTTTATTTCTGGCGCCGGTGAGACTGAGCTATTAGTTGTTATGTGCCGTACCGGTGACGCTGGTGCTAAAGGCATCTCAGCGATTGCGATTCCAGCTGATGCACCAGGCATCACATACGGCAAAGCAGAAGAAAAAATGGGCTGGAACGCACAGCCAACTCGATTAATCAGTTTTGAAAATGTACGTGTGCCACAAGCCAACTTGTTAGGCGATGAAGGACAAGGGTTTACCTTTGCCATGAAGGGCCTTGATGGTGGTCGCATTAATATTGCGACTTGTTCAGTTGGCACTGCGCAAGCGGCATTAGAACGCGCGACAGAATACATGAATGAGCGTAAGCAATTTGGTAAACCCATTGCCGCTTTTCAAGGATTACAATTTAAACTAGCGGATATGGCGACTGAGCTTGTTGCTGCAAGACAAATGGTACGTTTAGCCGCATTTAAACTTGATAACAATGACCCTGAAGCAACGGCTTATTGTGCTATGGGCAAACGTTTTGCCACCGATATTGGTTTTCAAGTGTGTGATAGTGCGTTGCAAATCCACGGTGGTTACGGATATATCCGTGAGTACCCATTGGAGCGACACTTTAGGGATGTTCGTGTTCATCAAATATTGGAAGGCACCAATGAAATCATGCGTTTGATCATTGCTCGCCGTTTATTAGATGAGAATTCACACGCAATTTTATAA